In Vibrio lentus, the genomic stretch TCGGGTTTTGTGGGCGCTTCTTCATTGACAGTAAGCGTAATATTTCGCTATTCTAGATTAAACTTTTTTGGGTAGTTTAATTGATGGTGTTTTATGTTCAGTTTTGATGTGGCAAAAAAAGGACAGGTTCTAGTAAATAGCCATCGAGGCGATTGCATTCATTGCCCTGAAAATACCATGCCTGCTTTTATTAGCGCTGTTGAGAGAAATACCAGCTGTATTGAAATTGATATCGCGATGACAGCCGATGAAGAGCTGGTGGTGATTCATGATCCAAGCGTTAACCGTACTTCTGATGGGAGCGGTTATGTTGAGCAAATGACGTTAGCAGAATTAGAAGCGTTGGATTTCGGTGGTTGGTTCCATTCATCATTTGAAAAGACTTCAATTCCTAAGTTTAGTGAAGTACTTGAGTGGGCAATTGAACATGGTGTTGGGCTGATTGTTGAAGCGAAACAAAGGCGCAATCACCATCGCTTTGCAGAAAAGCTTACGGTATTAATTGAACAAACTCCGAATGCACTAGATCACATCCAATTGTTGGGATTTGATCATACGTTAGTTAACCTTGTGAAAGAGTGTGTACCAAGTATTCAGCTACAAGTGGTGACGCTTGCTCGCTACCAAAATCAATTAAATGCCGTATTGGAATCGAATGCTTCTGCTGTGTGTGTGGAATACCCTTATACAACGCGAAGTGTACTCGAAGGTTATAAAAGCTCAGGTTTAACCACACGTCTGTATTTGCCAAACAAAGACAAAAATATGAAACCAACTCAATGGTTTAATCAATATTATGGCTACGACGTACATAGTGAAATTATTCAATGGTTGAGCGAAGGCCTCATTGATATGATTAGCCACGACGATATTGATATGTTGAAAGAGCTAGTACATGAAGCCGGTATGGAAGCGATTTAAATCCGACTTTGTTATTGATGAACCCATCATGCGACACCGCCTAATAAATTGATTGAACCATAAATAGAGAACAACTGAACATGTTAACTCCGGTAAAACCATTACAACTAGAATTGACTCCAGGACAGAAGAAATTACTGGCGGTTTGTCGACAGCATAGCTCGGTACCGCGCGCAAAAATTGTTGAAAAAACAGGTTTGCGTAGTGGCTCTGTGACCAGTATTTCTAAAGAGTTACTGGCAATGAACATGATTAAAGAAGGACCAAGAGAAAAAGTCGGTCGTGGCCAGCCCATCATTCCGTTGCAGTTGAACCCATACGCAGCATTTTCATTTGGTATCGCTTTCCATATTCACCGAATTGAAGTCGCTTTGGCAAACTTCTGCGGTGAAGTGATTGATACTGAAACCATCGATTACGCCGAAGATGCGCCAATTATAG encodes the following:
- a CDS encoding glycerophosphodiester phosphodiesterase; protein product: MFSFDVAKKGQVLVNSHRGDCIHCPENTMPAFISAVERNTSCIEIDIAMTADEELVVIHDPSVNRTSDGSGYVEQMTLAELEALDFGGWFHSSFEKTSIPKFSEVLEWAIEHGVGLIVEAKQRRNHHRFAEKLTVLIEQTPNALDHIQLLGFDHTLVNLVKECVPSIQLQVVTLARYQNQLNAVLESNASAVCVEYPYTTRSVLEGYKSSGLTTRLYLPNKDKNMKPTQWFNQYYGYDVHSEIIQWLSEGLIDMISHDDIDMLKELVHEAGMEAI